A stretch of DNA from Lotus japonicus ecotype B-129 chromosome 4, LjGifu_v1.2:
AGCATCCTATGGTAAGAAAAGTAAGGAAGACTTATGTTCTGTTTAGGTAAACAACACTTACCACAAAAGCAATTATTAAACgataaacttattgaaataaactcAATAATTCATAACTAGGTATAATTAATGCTTACttataaactaattttttttgggtacaaatACTTATAAACTAAATAAGCTAATAATACGAGTAACTTCTAaaagtaaatttaaaataagtaaatcataagctattttcatatTATCCAAAATCTTGCATAAGTTAAATGCTATAAAATAATCTAAAAAAACTCTTCTGAACGTAGCCTTAATAATGTAGGAAGCAAACTAAAATCTAATCACCATGTCAACATGTAATTTTACTTTATCTTCCATTTAGAGCCTTAAGACAAACGTCAGGATGACGGTTCCCTTTCCTAAAAAAATAATGTACATCATTATATATCAACTTAAACTAAGAAATGTCTATCTATTTGAAATAGCATAATTAACTGCGCCATTGTTGCTAACTTGCTATACTCTATTCTGGTCTCGTCTATATTTTGGTGTGTCTCTGCTTCATGAACATCAGATTTCATTCTTGGGCCACGGATGAAGGAAAGATTGCTGTAACATTTTTCCACATAATAGTTAGAGACTCGAATCATAAAACACCATTAGCATTTCTTTCAGATTGTTTTGTCACTTTATCAAGTTCAATGGAACTACTATCTGTCCCTTTGTACCTATACCACCTTGCACATAACACAAAGTAGCCTAAATTCACAATTTCTAAAACAGCAAGAATGCGATAGAAGTTATCCAATCTCCCCTTGTTCAGATCCTCTGGTAACCAATTTCCAGATTCGGATCTGGCGGTTATTTGGATGATGACGGAGATGAGCAGACTACTCAAATAACTTGACCCTGCATGGCCACAGTAGTAAAGAGAGCCTGCAATGCTTCTCATATTCTCAGGAAATTGTTTGTAGTAAAATTCAACTTGTGCAACAGACATAAATGCTTCAGCTAGTCCAGCCAGTGCCAGCTGAGGAATGAACCACAGACCTGACATTGATGAAATTGCACCTTTTCTCGTTTCCACCCCTAGTGGTTGAGTCAGAGCCAGAGTCCTGCGGTGCTCTTCAACCATGGCAGATACCAACATGCTGAGAATAGAGAAAAATATGCCGATTCCCATTCTCTGAAGGAGTGTGATTCCACCCTCTTTGCGGTTGAGCCTTTGGAGAAAAGGCACAATCTTTCGGTCATAGATGGGTAGCCAAATTGCCACGCTAATCATGAGGAAGACATAGTAGGATGCTCCTGGGATCATGAATTTGGTTTGCCCAATACGCCTGTCTGAGAGAAGGGCTTGGAACACTAAAATAGTATGCTGTTgaacaataacaacaaagtACAACACGCCTGAAACCCATATGGGTAACACTCTCAACAAGCATTTCACCTCTTCCACTTGCTGCATACTACAAAGGTTCCAGGGATCAGTAGCAGATCCATTAGGATTTAATTGATCTTGCGGGGTCAGGATTGCTGCTTTGTCAAGGAACCTGTTAATAAGCCATATGGTAAAGTTTTCTTAAAAACCAATCATATCTACCACCAAATGCTAACTGCTTCATGTTGTTTACCTGAATTGATATGTATAGGGAAGTTTAGAATTCATTGACTTGGGAGCCACGTAACTGAAAAGGGAAGGATATAGATATTCTGGGAGCTTCAGCCTCCTTTTCTTCGCTGCAACCACTATAACTTGCACTATACTAGTTATAGGACTACCACTTGGCTTAACTTTCACATACATTTTGTCCCCCACGAAGAAGATTATAGAAGACAAGAACATCAATGCTGCGGGAATTCCCAAACCCACTGCCCAGCTTACATTTGACTGTATGTAGACAATAATTGTTAATGATAACATCTGAGCAAGGGTGAAAGTGAAAAAGTACCAAGTGAAGAAACTATTGATTCCCCTTTTCCCAGAATCTGTGTTAGGATTAAACTGATCAGCTCCAAATGCTAAGTTACATGGTCGGATCCCCGCAGCTCCTATCATCAATAATCCCAAACCAGTCTTTAGAAATGTCATTTGCCCCTCTGTTGGCCCTTGGCATGTTGTGGACTGTTCACAGTGAGGTGGATGCAGCTTCTCAACTGCTGCTGTCAGTTGTATTACAAGCAAACCCTGAATGAAAGAGGGAAATCAAGGAATTAGATGCAGAACTTAAACAAGCAAATCTTGTCAAAGTACAATTGATAGCTTTTTTTGTAAGCTTTATGGAATTACTTCTACTGTGATGATATCAATTCTTATTTTATGCTTTTCAACCTTAGCCGTAATTTTCATAATCAGATATCCCTAACTGTATCTAACTGTATTGCGTTTCCAATAAACAAATGAAATGGATTTGAGTGACGGAGACATTAGACATCAGCAATTTACCAGGAAGGAAGCCACCGTAGAGAATGCCAATGTCTTGTAGCGACCAAAATAGGTATCAGATAAAAAGGCACCGAGTAGTGTAGCAAAATTGGTGCTGCCATTGAAGATGTTGATAATATTTGTAGCCTCAATGTTTTCCAAGTTAAATACCGTAGTGAAATAGACCAAGAGATTGGATAAAGTGCCAATCGCTCCTAGCTTCTCAAAAATCTCATTTCCTGCCAGTTACACAGATGAACCACTCAAGATTAAGGTTGAAAAACTAACAAGAGTTAACAAAACACATAAAAGCACAGAAAACTCTTCTTGCATTCTTGCTCACCTATAATGAAGGGCATGACCTTCCACCCTCTGTAATTAACCTTGatgtcatcaccatcatcatcatctgttTCATTGTTCTTCAGTAAGCTTTCCTCTTCGTTCTCCGAAGTCTCTCTCTTCGTCATTCTTTCCCCCGTTGGATTCATGGTCATATGCTACAAGTGCTACAAACCACACAAAGTATTATCACCACACCCACCAAAAAATTTGCTCTCGGTAGCTAGTTTGCAAACCTAGTCTCCATTTCCCAGACAATTTTTTGTCCaacatcttttattttatttttaaggtAAACCTGAACAAACTGGATCTTTTCCAAACAAAATGTTGTGTTGTACGTACGCATAGTAAACCAAAACCTAAACAACATGACAATACACAATGTTCTGTTGCCTAAATGCTGCATTTCACTCTGATTATAATAAAATCGAAATTGGGGGTAAAAACAAGTCAACTGAGTTTATGTTTAGATGATATCTGGAAATAAAAAGCAATGAGATGACAAAAGCTAATCGATCAGTAGAAATGGAAATTCAGACAAGTGAATGGAAATTCATCATAGCAATACCTGAAGGAGAGATAGTAGATGTAAGATGTTGCCGCTGCGGAAGGAAGAACATGGAAGCAAACGAGGAGAGGATGAACGGGGAGCGTGTGAAGTTCGTGTCCCTTTTTTTGCCTTCTATAATACTCAAGAGTTAGTCCTCTTGACTCTTGAGTGTGTAGGAAGGCTAAGACTATTTGAACCATCCGCTTTACTATCCACACCATCCCTTTTTTGTAATCCCAAAAATACCCCCAACATAGAAAACCTCAccttcttcatccttcttcctcttccactctcACCTTCCCCATCCCTAATTCATCTTCTAAATCAACACATCACACACCTTAGAGGTATTTGAAGCTCCAAATCAGTGGATGAGATCAAGAGAAGAATAGAAGCTCAAAATAGGTGCGATTTTGGGATTTTTACTGTTTTTTCGCGTAAATCTGGGTAGAATATATGGGTTCTGGTTCGTTCCGCCATTTAAACTGCGGACGTTTTCTTGCTTccgctatcttagtagcggtaacttccgctatcttaACAGCGGTAACTTTCGCTATCTTAgtagcggtaacttccgctatcttaATAGCAGTAACTTCCACTATCTTAGTAGCGGAGGTTACCGTAATTTAAATTACGAATTTTGTTGCAGGTTCTGGTTTTGGTGTTTGACTTGGTGAAGTTTGTTGTCTATTAGGAGCATTATGGCAGTTGATAACCATGAAAAGCATGAAAGCATTCAAAGAATCAAAAGTTCAACCATGGCCTTCAACCATTGCAACCCAAAATTAGGCAAATGTATggagggagggggggggggcttACTCTACaattgcttcttcttcctccttgttccttcaagcatcttcttcctcttcttggtATGGCCCTCCTTCTTCTCCTGGTATGACCCTCCTTCTTCGTTTCAATCAACAAATGGTGTGGtgctagggttttttttttatttgggaaagttgagaggaagagagaaggccgagagaatgagagagggagatggtgtggagtttttttttcttaattgaaTCAGTTTAGGTTTTTTAAAATTGGGGGTATAATTGAATTTTTGCTTATAAGGGGATGATGTGGATAGTAATTGGGGATGGTCCAAATAGTCTTGGTCGTTTAGTAAAGGTTAActcattttccgatgtataaaaaaaaaaaacgttaacCCACTAATGGCAAATGTTAgggttcaaacttcaaacccTCGGGGACCTATTCGAACGGAGGTAATAGTCAATTAGTCCTTCCTTATGGTAAAAATATCTTGTGGACTTATTAGGGGTGACCCGACTTGAGTCATCAATGTTACTAGCAAATTGGGGAAACTCATTCTTCTGGTTAAGTCTATTGGGCTCTGGTGAATTAAAGATTCATTGAGAAGTTTTTGGCGAGCAATTGCAACTAAGACTTCAGGGAGATCACACGAAGCTTGCACGACTAGCGATCTTGGCGACCTCGCGCCCTTTTAGTGATTTCTGTATGTTTGAGTGTCCTAACGACCTCACACCCCTTTTTGGCTATTTGTGAATATATTTTGCCATTTATTTTAACTTAGGCCTAAATCTTGGATATTTAGGGTTCGGGTTGCACCTCTATAAAAGGAAAACTATGCTATTGTAATAAATATGTTCACTTGAATACTGAGAGAGGTGGCTAGGTTTAGAAACCTAATTACATAGGGCTTTCTAACTTGGTCCCTCCCACCGTTTCACGAACGTGAGCagtttaaaatgtatttttatctttatttatgCTTCTCATATGGACATTATTTGAAAAGAACTAGTTAATGTTCTCTTAAAATTCTAAGtagataaatatataaaaataaaaatttctctCTAAGTGAACAACTTAAATGAAACAGAGGGAGTATGATGTGATGAAAAGATATaaattaggaaaaataagaTGTGTGTGAAATGTCAATACGCGTTTAAAAATTATGATTGATTCAATAAATTCATCTTGTTTGTTCAGTTAAAGGCaaactttaatttctttttagttTAAATCACAAATATCCTCCACTGAAAACAAACTCGTCTAAATTGATTTACATACTTGGTGGTGAAACTTTAAATACTAAAATCAAAGTGTGATGACGTCTtagaggtggttgtggtggagtTTTAGAGGTGGGGACGTTTGCAGTATGCTTCTGGGAGTGAGGGGCGTGGTGATGGGCCATTGGATGCCGGTACGGTGGAACTGTGCACAAACGAGAGTATGATGCCAGGTCTGAATAtcattggtggcggtggtgtttTGCGAGACAAGGCGGGGCGATGACTGTTGGGGTATGCAACATTTTGGGGTGACAGTGATGTGCTAACAGGGGAACTTCGAGCTCTCCATGACAGGTTGAAGGTAGCTTGGGATGGAGGCTATCAGAAGGTGGTTTGTTTTTCCGATTGTGTGGAATCGGTGGGGGTTGCTCAATTGTGAAGAAAAAGTGACTCAGTATTGGCAGAGAGATGAAACTAGTTACAGTGTTTTATTTGTATAAACTAGTTAAAGTGTTATTAAATATCGGCAAAGCCATTATGTTTTTCCATATCGGATTTTCAACATGTCACCACAAAAAGTGTGTGGCGTTGCGGTTTGGCATGACGGGGCGACCGCGATTTCCATAGCCGTGTGGCGAAAATAACATGAAATAGCGGAAATTCCCGAATTTGTTTGAAAAAAACAAATGTGCAAATGGCCCAAGTCCATATTTCAGCTTCTAAACCCCAAATTCAGAATCACCCAATCTTtcgaacaaaaaaaataaataataatcacCCAATCTCCTTCCCAAAGCTGCTGCCCCATCCACCTCTGACCACCGCTCCGCCCATTCCCGGTTACCTGCGGCCGCGAGAACACCGGCAACCACCCTCGCGGCCACCGGCGATTACTCCGGTCTCCGGCCGCCGCGTCTCTGCTCCATCCAAGGTCTTAGGTAATTTTTTCGTTTTTCCACTCTGTTTCTGCGTCCTCTCACCTCTGTTTCTCAgtttccctctctctctaatCTCCCAAAGGCTTTTTTCTTCTCCTCAGTTGTTACTGACTTACTTTTGATTCCTCTCCTCTGTTACAACTTACAACTTACAACCTTTTGTTCCTTCTCCTTTCTCCTCTGTCACTGTTTGCTTAAATCTCTGTTTTCTTTCCCCTTTTTAGTGCAAGTGGCATTGGCACTCAACTTGACTACACTACATTGGGATTGGATGATTAGTTATTTAGATTAAATTCTACTCTTTAGACTTTATTTTTCATGTCAATTAAAATATCAAGTCTTGAATTTGTCATCATGTTTTGGTAATTGGTATGTAATATGTTCAATGAGAGTATGAGATTTAATATCTATCTAGTATctaatatctattcaacctttgTTATGATATTTGCTATTGTATCTATGATGTTGAGCCtatatttgaattttgatgatataagttgttatttttatttttttgataataagttGTTATTAGTTAGCAGAATTTTTATTTGTTGTATTGTATAATTGCATTATGCAGGTTTTTAATATCATACTATCTAGTATCATACTATTGAGTTCTTTGTTATGTCTTTGCAGTTCCCACTTTTGCATCCTGGTGTTGAAAGAGTTTCTTTTTTTAGTTGCACATCTCTCCAACATCATCAGGTTCCATTAAAGGCTCTTTTACAGTTGTACCGGGCAGGTATGTATTTGTGTCCattttattattgttggtgATAAGTGATATGGTTATCTCTGGTTAGTTAGGTAATGTAAGAATATGGGACTTGGTGTTGAAATTTTCTTAAACGAACATACGCATGAAAAACGAGGATACTGTCGAATTTGATGGTTTTTGATTCCCTGTCCTACTCCCTATGCATTCTCGAGTTGCTTTTGGACTAGGTGGTGTTAGTTTAATTCTGATTAggccaattttttttaaaaaatactcTTTACAGATTAGTTTGTGCCAGTACAATGTAAGCTAACTCTATCTATTTTTGGTACATAGTTCTTAACCATGCTTACTGAAGGAACCAGAAAGCCTCAAGGTTCAGTACCTATACCACCTCGCAAAATCAATGTGCAGAAATATGCTAAATCACGTGCCCCGGAGCTCCTGAGCCTGCAATCTATCGTAGAAAATAGATTAAACAACAACTATAGCTCTCAAAGGaacaagagaagaagaacaactGCATTTGATAGTCAAATCGCAAGAAAGGGGGGCAACAGAAAGAGGCAGAAACTGGGAACAGTTGATAAAGCCCATGATGAATCAGTTTTGGAGAAGGACCAGTTAAAGAAGCTTCCTCGGCATATACGACGGAGATATGAACTTAAAATGAACCCAGAGAATGGTTTTTGCACTTCTGGGGATGGAACCAAGAGACTGAGAACTCATGTTTGGCATGCAAAGCGTTTCGCCATGACAAAGCTGTGGGGTTACAACCTTCCACTGGGTTTTCAAGGAAGGTTGGtcatattttgattaaaaaaaatagaaactgaTTAAATAGTCATTTTGGATGGGGTGGGGGCCTTGAAGCTTGTTCATTTAACTAATCCTTCTTTAGCTTGGAGGTTTAAATTGTATAGCGGAAGCTTGATGCAACATACAAGAAGTGTTTTTATTCTCTTGGAAACACTAACAAGGATTGTCTGTGTATCTATGCAGAGGGAAAGGTTCAAGGGCAGTCTTGAAAAGATTCAAAGAAGGTGTGCTTTTGCATGATTCTAGCTATTATACTGCTGTCCAATTGGAGGGTCCAGAGgtagtttattttctttttcgttGTTTAGATTTTCGAAGCACATTTAGTGCATGAATTTGCAGATTCTCTTCCCCAAATAATAATGGTTTAATTTTCTCAGTGTAATTAAAGGTTTCCTCTTGTTTGTAGGATTCGTTAGTTTCAGTATTAAGAATGGTACTATTGCCCTCTCTGGAAACAGAAACGCCTGGAAATCATGATTTTTCTGTTCTTTCTGGTATAACCTATGGAACTGCAATGGTGGGTGATCATTTTACTGACTCTAGAAAGTACCAGCTTTATTTGgttaaacataatttttttttctttcttaacagCTTTATCAAGTTGGAGCACCGGTTTCTCAGCCAATTGCTCCTGTGACCTATATATGGCGACCTACTTTCCCTCAAAATACGAGTACAGAGCTAGATGGCAGAAATCATCATACTTCTTTAAGTCAACATGATATCAATGATAACTTAAGTAATCATGATGCTGATTTATGTGAAAAATCAGATGTGATGAAGTGTGGTTCTTCATTTAGACACATTTGGGTGTGGATACATGCTTCTGCATTTGAAGAAGGATATGATAGTCTAAAATTTGCCTGTCAGAAAGAGGTTCACTTTCTTCTTTATCTTTATAATAGGATATCCCATCTGTATTTAGTTTGTTTTATCTTTTCATAGTATATTTATTCTGGATAAAGATAGAAAAGGGAGAAGTTCCGGGAACCAGTGTACTCCAGTAGGTTTATGTAACAAATATTGTCATTTATTGAGCTATTCTCTATTCGCGTTGCCTATTTGAAAGACTTTCATTCAATGACACATTTCAGTGGCGAATGTCATTCATAATCAGCATGGTTCATCGTAGATCCATGTGTCTCCCTAGCTTGTCATTATTCCTCAAATGCCGTAACTCTCCTGCTAGTAATGTATCTTTTTAGATAAATATTCCGTTCACATATCATATGAATCAATAATTGTGTTAGTGTTGCATGGAACCCTACTAAAGTTGAAAAACTTAAGAGTTGTAAACTATATATAAACTCACATTATATGCTTTTTATCTTTATCTCTATTCAGATGGAAAAGAGCGGCGTCCTAATTAATTGCTTGTCACTTGAGGGCCAGCTTGGAAAATTAGAATTGATGGGATCACAGACATTTAATCTTCTTCAGAAGATATTGCATCCTGTCAGCAGGTTTGttatttaaatagaaaaatagtTCATTTGTTTAAATACATATAATGATAATGATAAAAAGGCCCTATCTTCTTGTTGACATTACAGTATTTCAGAGAATCATTGGCAGTTAAAGAAACATGTGGCTATAGAAGAAGACTCTGTTTCTCCGAGTATTAAGTCATCCATATTGAAAAGTGAGGAGCATTTTTCTTCTCATGCGATGTTATCTCTTAATGTGACGGATCCTCGAGAACTTCTGGGGAAAAGGACTATTACTCCAACAGAACCAATTTCAACTGAAGCACGGAGTGATGCACAAGAAACTAATAACAATGAGCTTGCGAATTTAGGTGGAAAGTTTGAGAACAATAAAGGCTTATCTTCATTATCATGGTCAAAACTTGTAGACAGCCAGTCTAATGTCGATGATCTATGGGATGCTTCCACCACAGGGTTAAGGCCCCCAGTGGAAGACAGTGTCCTTGCTAAAGAGAAACACTGTGAACGCATGGTTAATTTCTGTCTTGATGATATAGAGTCTGGGGAGGCGAACTCCTCAACCAAGGTGCGGTGCTCAAGATCTTGCCCTATTGTGCTTTTAAAAAATGATATGAAGGATTTGAGTATAGGGTAACTTCTTTaatctattttttctttaattttttttgaaattactgTTGTTGTTTATGAACATCTTTCAAGTACTTTTGCTTACTTTTTTCTATTTGAAAACTATAGGTATTTGCAATACCTACTTAAGATCTATGAGAAATAATAAGATGAACTTATCAAAATTTAAGTCTGAATACCCTAGAGAGATCAAACTTGTTCCCTTGCGATGCGTGAAGTATGTGTTGAAACTTTTATGTTCATGAACCAACTACTGGATGAAGACACATGGACGATTTTATGTTGTATATCTATCATGTCCCCTCATGCGAGAGCTAATTGGATTTAAAGCGTGAACCATCCACATACCCACTAGCTtatgctgaaattcaactttttattagaataatgcaGGCAACAAGTATCAAACTCTAGAGCACTTGGTCTTAGAGGCTTTGATACCATATCATTAAtgaattatcccaaaagcttaaatgTTGGTTGAAGACAcgtgaatgattttattttatatttttaacacTTTTTATGTGATATATAATAATGCCTCTGTGATTATCTTTTA
This window harbors:
- the LOC130713595 gene encoding protein NRT1/ PTR FAMILY 2.11-like, producing the protein MTMNPTGERMTKRETSENEEESLLKNNETDDDDGDDIKVNYRGWKVMPFIIGNEIFEKLGAIGTLSNLLVYFTTVFNLENIEATNIINIFNGSTNFATLLGAFLSDTYFGRYKTLAFSTVASFLGLLVIQLTAAVEKLHPPHCEQSTTCQGPTEGQMTFLKTGLGLLMIGAAGIRPCNLAFGADQFNPNTDSGKRGINSFFTWYFFTFTLAQMLSLTIIVYIQSNVSWAVGLGIPAALMFLSSIIFFVGDKMYVKVKPSGSPITSIVQVIVVAAKKRRLKLPEYLYPSLFSYVAPKSMNSKLPYTYQFRFLDKAAILTPQDQLNPNGSATDPWNLCSMQQVEEVKCLLRVLPIWVSGVLYFVVIVQQHTILVFQALLSDRRIGQTKFMIPGASYYVFLMISVAIWLPIYDRKIVPFLQRLNRKEGGITLLQRMGIGIFFSILSMLVSAMVEEHRRTLALTQPLGVETRKGAISSMSGLWFIPQLALAGLAEAFMSVAQVEFYYKQFPENMRSIAGSLYYCGHAGSSYLSSLLISVIIQITARSESGNWLPEDLNKGRLDNFYRILAVLEIVNLGYFVLCARWYRYKGTDSSSIELDKVTKQSERNANGVL
- the LOC130712851 gene encoding ribonucleases P/MRP protein subunit POP1-like — protein: MLTEGTRKPQGSVPIPPRKINVQKYAKSRAPELLSLQSIVENRLNNNYSSQRNKRRRTTAFDSQIARKGGNRKRQKLGTVDKAHDESVLEKDQLKKLPRHIRRRYELKMNPENGFCTSGDGTKRLRTHVWHAKRFAMTKLWGYNLPLGFQGRGKGSRAVLKRFKEGVLLHDSSYYTAVQLEGPEDSLVSVLRMVLLPSLETETPGNHDFSVLSGITYGTAMLYQVGAPVSQPIAPVTYIWRPTFPQNTSTELDGRNHHTSLSQHDINDNLSNHDADLCEKSDVMKCGSSFRHIWVWIHASAFEEGYDSLKFACQKEMEKSGVLINCLSLEGQLGKLELMGSQTFNLLQKILHPVSSISENHWQLKKHVAIEEDSVSPSIKSSILKSEEHFSSHAMLSLNVTDPRELLGKRTITPTEPISTEARSDAQETNNNELANLGGKFENNKGLSSLSWSKLVDSQSNVDDLWDASTTGLRPPVEDSVLAKEKHCERMVNFCLDDIESGEANSSTKVRCSRSCPIVLLKNDMKDLSIGWSIILPLSWVKAFWIPLISNGAHAIGLREKHWIACEIELPSFPSDFPDCKAYSCQMAAKDAVFNKKEELRPPSVRRFKVPILPPWGIVRTTFNKEISAMDTLDLSTTEDLTSANSLPISFSGSSKISNFNCMNNSFDGTIARTGNMLTTFINETKAGQLLLFPHVAEGKDIISKFIKGEQNLDLMHKSSVIYDHKLCFLRVILHPFKEGVFKEGAVICAPCLSDISMWTSSSEKSEKELQLSQSAMKLYFKEHSSGKWGMQIPEDSIARASHRWPIGFVTTASVQGSKRLVAEGFCEAVLLSHLREEQWKEMPVKQRRREIYVLVWNLRSVAYRLALASVVLENQKTDVEFF